One segment of Pyrococcus sp. ST04 DNA contains the following:
- a CDS encoding radical SAM protein: MYIRPFDPWKSKLCTCPFKYTLNPYTGCDHACVYCYITGYIPRAFKVRTKDNLLPSLEKELRKFDKRYIIAMSYSSDPYPTIERQLGITRRVLELFKRYGVRCLLLTKSDIFERDIDILQELRCAVGITVTTMDEEKAKMLEPNAPPPKARIRALKKAKKAGIPVYARIDPIIPYYTWEDFEKTLNELDFVSHITVSTLKLRPDIRARMRAKFPHLMRKLEPLYTEKYEGYLYLRRDVRFKILQRARELIEKKGITFGSCREGYYSYPTCDGSHLVP; encoded by the coding sequence ATGTATATAAGACCGTTTGACCCCTGGAAATCTAAGCTCTGCACATGTCCATTTAAGTACACACTCAATCCCTATACCGGTTGTGACCATGCGTGCGTATACTGTTATATAACCGGTTATATACCTAGGGCGTTTAAGGTTAGAACTAAAGACAATCTTCTCCCTTCTCTTGAAAAAGAATTGAGGAAATTCGACAAGAGGTACATAATTGCAATGTCATATTCTTCGGATCCCTATCCGACTATAGAAAGGCAGTTAGGAATAACCAGGAGAGTTCTAGAGCTGTTTAAGAGGTATGGGGTTAGATGTCTCTTGCTAACAAAATCGGATATTTTTGAAAGAGACATTGACATTCTTCAAGAGCTTAGATGTGCCGTGGGGATTACAGTAACGACAATGGATGAGGAAAAAGCAAAGATGCTTGAGCCAAATGCCCCGCCACCTAAGGCGAGAATAAGAGCGCTAAAAAAGGCTAAAAAGGCTGGAATCCCAGTGTATGCCAGAATAGATCCCATAATACCCTACTATACTTGGGAGGATTTCGAAAAGACTCTTAATGAGCTTGATTTTGTCAGTCACATAACAGTGTCAACACTAAAGCTTAGGCCAGATATTAGGGCCAGAATGAGGGCAAAATTCCCACACCTTATGAGAAAGCTTGAACCCTTATACACAGAGAAATACGAGGGATATCTTTATCTTAGAAGGGATGTCAGGTTTAAAATCCTTCAGAGGGCTAGAGAGCTTATAGAAAAGAAAGGCATCACATTTGGTTCGTGCAGAGAAGGTTATTACTCTTACCCTACGTGCGATGGTTCTCATTTAGTCCCCTGA
- a CDS encoding OsmC family protein — MSDKVRGTVKWVEGEQFIGRIEGDQCSVILGEGGISPMKLLLLSVAGCTAFDVVMILKKMREPIKGLEIEIEGVRRDEYPRIYTEVTIHYRIYGNVDEKKARRGIELSQEKYCSASAHIKLSGAKVNYTLEIIRDN; from the coding sequence ATGTCAGATAAAGTTAGAGGGACTGTCAAGTGGGTTGAGGGTGAACAGTTCATAGGAAGAATAGAGGGAGATCAGTGTTCAGTAATCCTAGGTGAGGGTGGAATAAGTCCAATGAAGCTCCTCCTTCTCAGCGTTGCAGGATGTACAGCATTTGATGTAGTTATGATTCTAAAGAAGATGAGAGAGCCAATTAAGGGCCTGGAGATTGAAATAGAAGGTGTTAGAAGGGACGAATATCCAAGGATATACACAGAAGTTACGATACACTATAGAATATATGGAAATGTAGACGAGAAGAAGGCGAGAAGGGGTATAGAGCTAAGTCAGGAAAAATACTGTTCAGCATCAGCGCACATCAAGCTGAGCGGGGCAAAGGTAAACTATACCCTTGAAATAATCAGAGATAATTAA